The genomic segment TCGCTGATCAGCTGCACGCCGTGGGAGGCGCACCAGCCGGCGATGGCGGCCAGCTCACCCGGCGGCAGCACGGTGCCCGCCGGGTTGGTCGGGCTGGCCACGATCAGGCCCTTGATCGGGCCGAGCGAGTCGAGGAGGTCCACGGTGGGCTGGAAGCGGGTGCTCGCGTCCACGCCGAACTCGACCACCTCGCAGCCGAGCGTGGTCAGCAGGTTGCGGTAGGCGGGGTAGCCGGGGCGGGCCATCGCGACCCGGTCGCCGGGGTCGAAGGCGGACAGGAACGAGAGCAGGAAGCCGCCGGAGGAGCCGGTCGTGACGATCACGTCGTCGGCGCTGACCTCGAGCGAGTACTGGCGGTCGTAGTGCTCGGCGATCGCTTCGCGCAGCTCCGGGATGCCGAGCTGGACGGTGTAGCCGAGGTTGTCGTCGTGCAGGGCTTTCTCGGCGGCCTCGCGGACCGGGCGCGGCGCGCCCGCCGTCGGCTGGCCTGCCGCGAGCGAGACCACGTCGCCGTGGGAACGGCGGCGGGCCTGGGCGGCGGAGAGCACATCCATCACGTGGAACGGGGGGACGTCGGCGCGGCGGGCCGGACCGGGGAACGTGGCCATGGGCCCGAGCGTAGGTGCGTTGCGCAAGTGTGATCTCCGCGGCCGCAACTGAACAGCGCGGATGGCGTCTAGAAGGGTGTACCGGACCTTCTGGGGGTTGGAACGTGAAAAAGCTGATCTTGGCGGCGACCGGGGTGGCCACGGCCGTGGTGCTGGGGGCGTGCTCGGCCGGGGGAGGGTCGGGGGCCCCGGCCGGGGCGGCCGCGCCCGCCGGTGAGGTCGCGCCGGTGGTGACCACGACCTCGCCGCCCCCGGTGCCGGTGGAGACGACGACCAGCGCACCCGCGCCTTCCTCCACCCCGTCCTCTTCGGAGAAGCCGACGACCACGAAGCCGAAGCCGTCGACGAAGAAGCCCGCCCCGAAGCCGAAGCCGAAGCCCGCGGCGGGGGTGCCGTGCTCGATCACCTCAGGGGCCTGCGTGGACCTGTCGGCGAAGAAGACCTGGATCCTGCGGGACGGCGCCGTGGCCTACGGGCCGGTGCCGATCACCGCGGGCAAGAAGGGCCACCCGACGCCGGTCGGCACGTTCAGCGTGTCCCACAAGGTGAAGAACTACCACAGCAGGGAGTTCGACGCGCCGATGCCGAACTCGGTGTTCTTCGTGCCGGGCATCGCCTTCCACAGCGGCAGCCTGTCGCAGCAGTCGCACGGCTGCATCCACCTGTCGCCGGGCGCTTCGGCGAAGTACTTCTCCACCCTGAAAGTAGGAGACTCCGTCCAGGTCGTGCGCTGACCCGAATGCTATGAGTGGGGCATTACTTGCAATCGATGCAAGTAATGCCCCACTCATAGCATTGGCCGCGGGTCAGTAGCCCTGGTAACCGCCGCCGCCGGCCATGGCTTTCAGGCCGGGGTGGCCTTCGAAGCCGCCGTAGCGGTCGAAGGTGTAGCGGACGCCGGCGATGATGTTGTCCACCGGGTTGTAGATGTCGTCGTGGCCGGGCAGCTTGTGCGCCTGGAACGTCGGGTCGATGCACTGCATCAGGCCCTTGGACGGGGTGCCCTTCGCCGCGTTGGAGTCCCAGTCGTTGAGGGCGTGCGGGTTGCCGCCGGACTCCTTCTCGATGATCGTCCAGATCTCGTCGATGTTCTCTTCGGTGACCGGGATGCCGTTCTCCTGCAGGATCTTGATGGCTTCCCGGATCCACTGCTCGACGTTGCCGGGCGGCGGGCCACCCGAGGGCGGGCCCCCGCTCGGGCCGAGGCCGCCGCCACCGCCGGAGGCACCACCGCCACCGCCGCTGGACGAGCCGCCACCGCTGGACGAGCCACCACCCCCGGTGGAACTGCCGCCGTTCCCCGTGGAGTTGGCGCTGCCGGGCGGGGTGACCGAGGAGAAACCGCCCTCGATCTCCTTCTTCATCAGCTCCTGCGACTTGGCGATCTTGGTGTCGGCCTCGTCGAGGAGCTTCTGGATGTCCGTTTTGGCGTTGCTCGCCGTGGTGTCGTTCGCGGCCTTGGCGGCGGCGATGATCGCGTCCGGGCTCGGGTTCGGCGCCTGCCCGTTGTTC from the Amycolatopsis magusensis genome contains:
- a CDS encoding pyridoxal phosphate-dependent aminotransferase, with product MATFPGPARRADVPPFHVMDVLSAAQARRRSHGDVVSLAAGQPTAGAPRPVREAAEKALHDDNLGYTVQLGIPELREAIAEHYDRQYSLEVSADDVIVTTGSSGGFLLSFLSAFDPGDRVAMARPGYPAYRNLLTTLGCEVVEFGVDASTRFQPTVDLLDSLGPIKGLIVASPTNPAGTVLPPGELAAIAGWCASHGVQLISDEIYHGITYDAEAACAWQSSGEALVLGSFSKYFAMTGWRLGWMLVPQRLHRAVDVLTGNFTICPPALAQRAAVAAFHPESYAELDGHVAHYRANRDLLLDGLRGIGLENAAPVDGAFYAYVDVSAHTGDSLSWCQRLLADTGLAITPGIDFDPVDGGKFVRFSFAGASEDITEAVRRLGGWLGGTPAFP
- a CDS encoding transglycosylase SLT domain-containing protein — protein: MSVLGLPAEWPEVENKAKEVEKVNPATIQKAADEFKEAGANADDHAAELKSASAGLQHGVWDGPAADEFFAYVAKVGDAGKKFKDKLDEVAAELEGLQKDLTEIKRKVETTRDDAKKAIDDKIKATDDAVAAAQQQANNGQAPNPSPDAIIAAAKAANDTTASNAKTDIQKLLDEADTKIAKSQELMKKEIEGGFSSVTPPGSANSTGNGGSSTGGGGSSSGGGSSSGGGGGASGGGGGLGPSGGPPSGGPPPGNVEQWIREAIKILQENGIPVTEENIDEIWTIIEKESGGNPHALNDWDSNAAKGTPSKGLMQCIDPTFQAHKLPGHDDIYNPVDNIIAGVRYTFDRYGGFEGHPGLKAMAGGGGYQGY
- a CDS encoding L,D-transpeptidase encodes the protein MKKLILAATGVATAVVLGACSAGGGSGAPAGAAAPAGEVAPVVTTTSPPPVPVETTTSAPAPSSTPSSSEKPTTTKPKPSTKKPAPKPKPKPAAGVPCSITSGACVDLSAKKTWILRDGAVAYGPVPITAGKKGHPTPVGTFSVSHKVKNYHSREFDAPMPNSVFFVPGIAFHSGSLSQQSHGCIHLSPGASAKYFSTLKVGDSVQVVR